One window of Athalia rosae chromosome 2, iyAthRosa1.1, whole genome shotgun sequence genomic DNA carries:
- the LOC105689095 gene encoding uncharacterized protein LOC105689095 has product MVSGWCPCVPLGRRQLPPPQNSSINNGSGGGPFTVSAATDHSEMVQMFYYENRGKCCKKLLRYNGYPNKVLLFPEEGWARSASSSYWTLTPFWWSRNRCKVVEVAGTRRYSTQAKMVDTGTGTLYIMGSFKRMTTDPDFKLYLTSNVSSSDFNMGYSMTGTLERGCKKTNSFQMTHFAVIRRRDYEKAYEDTTHNT; this is encoded by the exons ATGGTCTCAGGGTGGTGCCCCTGCGTGCCTCTCGGGCGTCGGCAATTGCCGCCCCCGCAGAACTCGAGTATCAACAACGGCAGCGGAGGTGGGCCTTTCACCGTCAGCGCGGCGACGGACCATTCCGAAATGGTGCAGATGTTCTACTACGAGAACAGAGGGAAATGCTGCAAGAAACTACTGCGATACAACGGATATCCGAACAAG GTCCTATTATTCCCGGAGGAGGGTTGGGCGAGGAGCGCCAGCAGTTCCTACTGGACCCTGACGCCCTTTTGGTGGAGCAGAAATCGATGCAAAGTTGTCGAAGTTGCCGGAACAAGAAG ATACAGTACTCAGGCTAAAATGGTGGACACCGGTACGGGGACGTTGTACATTATGGGTTCGTTCAAAAGGATGACAACGGACCCAGATTTCAAG TTGTACCTCACGTCGAATGTTTCGTCGAGTGATTTCAACATGGGATACAGTATGACGGGAACCCTGGAACGTGGCTGTAAAAAAACCAACTCGTTTCAAATGACACATTTCGCCGTAATTCGAAGACGTGATTACGAAAAGGCTTACGAAGACACGACGCACAATACCTAG